One window of the Salvelinus fontinalis isolate EN_2023a chromosome 2, ASM2944872v1, whole genome shotgun sequence genome contains the following:
- the LOC129815490 gene encoding gap junction delta-2 protein-like — MGDWSILGHFLTEVQNHSTVIGKIWLTMLLIFRILLVTLVGDAVYSDEQSKFTCNTLQPGCNNVCYDNFAPVSHLRFWVFQIVLVSTPSIFYIVYMLHKIAKDEKLEIEKIQVVTKHPPARERLKHVGVEGGEAVGASSPSFIPRYEEEWGTREGECVEQSLLEEDLREVGKDPTELSSQVLLTYIIHVVLRSIMEIAFLVGQYYLFGFEVPHLFRCETYPCPNRTDCFVSRATEKTIFLNFMFSISLGCFILNIVELHYLGWVYIFHVLCSACSTCCEPERDPVERVDLYHNHNPLLLQLKHSLRGRVVLQTPPLMSQEKSSGILSTHTPAFSFETDSTVECTSKRSPDEKERTKAKLANMSKTGRGKKSWL, encoded by the coding sequence ATGGGAGACTGGTCCATTCTTGGCCACTTCCTAACGGAGGTGCAGAACCACTCCACGGTGATCGGCAAAATCTGGCTGACCATGCTGCTTATATTCCGCATCCTGCTGGTGACCCTGGTGGGGGACGCGGTGTACAGCGATGAGCAGTCCAAGTTCACCTGCAACACCCTGCAGCCTGGTTGCAACAATGTCTGCTATGACAACTTCGCCCCTGTCTCACACCTGCGCTTCTGGGTCTTCCAGATCGTGCTCGTCTCCACACCGTCCATCTTCTACATTGTCTACATGTTGCACAAGATCGCCAAGGATGAGAAGTTAGAGATTGAGAAGATCCAGGTGGTCACCAAGCACCCTCCTGCACGTGAAAGGCTCAAACATGTAGGGGTGGAGGGTGGGGAAGCCGTGGGGGCCAGCAGCCCCTCCTTCATCCCCCGTTATGAGGAGGAGTGGGGCACCCGGGAAGGGGAGTGTGTGGAGCAAAGCCTGCTAGAGGAGGACTTGAGGGAGGTGGGGAAGGACCCCACCGAGCTGTCCAGCCAGGTACTACTGACCTACATCATCCACGTGGTGCTGCGCTCCATCATGGAGATAGCCTTCCTAGTGGGCCAGTACTATTTGTTTGGATTTGAAGTGCCTCACCTGTTCCGCTGTGAGACCTACCCCTGTCCCAACCGGACTGACTGCTTTGTGTCTCGTGCCACGGAGAAGACCATCTTCCTCAACTTCATGTTCAGCATCAGCCTGGGCTGCTTCATCTTGAACATTGTGGAACTGCACTACCTGGGATGGGTCTATATTTTCCATGTGTTGTGCTCGGCCTGCTCCACATGTTGCGAGCCAGAGAGGGACCCTGTGGAACGCGTGGACCTGTATCACAACCACAACCCTCTGCTGCTGCAGCTCAAACACTCCCTACGAGGCAGAGTGGTCCTGCAGACCCCCCCTCTCATGTCCCAGGAGAAGAGCAGTGGCATCTTGTCAACCCACACCCCTGCCTTCTCCTTTGAGACTGACTCCACAGTAGAGTGCACCTCCAAGAGGAGCCCAGATGAGAAAGAACGCACTAAAGCCAAACTGGCCAACATGTCCAAAACAGGCAGAGGCAAGAAGTCCTGGCTGTGA